AGATATTTATTTGCAAATGAtgcagaaatgacagaaaaaaacacaatgtttggCATATAGATAAATACCTGCCACATATTACAAATTGGACTGAAGAAACTCTGTCGCAGAATTTTAAATGCTGGTTTTGAGAATtgcagaaggaaaaagagatAATGGGTGTACAAATCAACAGCAGAACAGACAGAATACTTAGATGTGTATTCATTTTCAAGTCAAATTGCAACAGCAGTTTAGTGGAGAGAGTGCATTCTGCAGAGGCTGTCAATTTATTTGAATGGTTTTGCAGTGGAAAATTGTCTTCAGAGTCCACGCACAGGAAGTGTATGTTCAAAAGCACAGGTAGAGGCCCGAAGGTGAGCACTAAAAGTCAAAGTATTAGCCCCTGCAGTGATACTATGGTCAGGGCActtattactttaaaatgtctgcCTGCTTAACCAATGGATCCTGGTGCATCAGTGGAAAGATTTGACGCTAATTTGCATGAGCAGGGTTCAGGGAGGTGGACCCCAGGATGTAGAGACATCATTAGCAGAGACAGCCCAAGGTGCTGCCTAAGGCGCTAGCTACACTGGTCACACAAGGGTTGGATAAGACTGGTGGACACCAGGACCTGGAGCCAGACTCAGGATTCGCCCAAGGCTTTGCCCCTCTGTCCTTGACCCCCCAGTTCAAAGCTCTACTGTGGTGCTCCTGAGGCTGACAGAGCCAGTAGCAGTGTGTCAACACAAGTAGGGATGAAGTGAGGAGGAAGATCATCAATAAACACcaaaatattttactttctAATTAGTGGAAGATTTCCCAGAATTTTTCCCAGACTGAACAATGCAATATATCCTACCAGAGAATGGAAGACATATTAGTAATTAATGGGAGCAATAAACTTATATTTAGTTTCcattgtttattaatttataccCTAACATACAGGTGTCACCAGTGGGGAAATGGAGTTATAGGACAATAGTTTGAGTCCTCACACAGAGAAGAGCTGAATCTCCCAGTTTCAGTGTAAGATATAGTATAATGTCACCCTCTAGAGGCAGGAGAGTGCTTCACAGGTCTAATATGGAGTTAGTAAAGCTTGATATATTAACAGACTACAACAGacatctgctgttttttttgttgttgtttttgttttgcatcccTGACACATGTACAGTGATCTAAATCATGGATTACAATCTCTGAATTCACAGTCAGGCTAAACTCATCTGAATGTGCAGTTACCTTTAATTTAGTGTGGATAGCTGATAGCTAGATTACAGCAAAGTCTCAGTTCCCAGATGCTTACAGCGAGTTAATGAAGAAGAGGTGTGAACAGAGTGGTAAACATAACCCTGTCCCAATTTTTGAAGCATGTTGCTGGCATAATTTTCccaaaacaataacatttctctgtttcaacatttgatacGTTTCATCTTGTGCTACTTTAAATTAGAAAATGTGGTTTCAATGTTTTGCACTTAAAATAACCTGTATAACACAAAGAATCAAGACGGGATAAATAAACCTTAAAATGGCTGTTATGACTACTATTAcctactaataataatgatgataacaaGTGACAACTTACCTGATATGAGCAGCACAGTAATGTAGACGAATTTAAGGGTTCATTTAAGAGTTCATTTACTGTGACACtcatttagttattattattaattatttagttACATTATTTGCTCAGTGCTCGGTTCCTTCCCTGCAGACTTCAGACGTCACACAATAAACCTTTTGACGTGAAAtagtcaacacaggtgttaccaatgatactaattaaggtccagttccattcaggtcagacagagtcagagagccgctgtgctgcatgttgactcactggaaagtctctgctccaataaatggaactgaaccttaattagcaacattagaaacacctgtgtttacctactagttcatgtcaaaatggctgctgtgaaaaaaagactATTGCTGAATAAAAAGTTGaaaaatcatttacataaatgaCTGTATGTACAACCTGCTGTTAAAGTCTTCCTACCTCAACTGAACATCTCATGTGACCACAGCATTAGCCTAAAACACAGAGATCACCTCTGTCTGCCAGCAGCAGGGTCGAGGTATCACTTCACTTCACGCCCCTTCGTCTTTCTGTGGCGCCACTTACCGTGTTGTAACGCACCGTATCTGTTTTTAACTACAGAGTGTTCACTCTCTTTCATAAACGATCTTCGGTGAGGACAGGAAAACAACCGGGCAGCCACTTCCTTTCAGTCAGCTGTTCTGTCACTCGGTTGTTTGCAAACACCTCCGTCCACTGGGTGCATGGTCCCCGCTGCGTCCTCTGCCGCCCCGTAGCTCCTCCACGATGGGAGAAAACGACGACAGCGAGATCATCGAGCACCATGtcgaggaggagatggagaagaaagGCACGAGGAGCCAcgcaccttcctcctcctcgttccTAGAGAGCGTCACTCCGTCCGACAGAGAGGGCCACAGCGGCACCCAGTCCTCCCACAGACTGCTGGCCTACAGCGATGCCCTCATCTCCATCATCGCCACCGTCATGGTAAGACTCCGAGCTTCACATGTGAAGAAAGACATGCTGGGTAGAGGTCAGCGGGGCGGTCTGCTGTTTGGACTGCATGTGACGCGAGTGTACAGCATCACTTTATTGATGAACTGGATGTTGCACAAGCAGTGGTAACACCTTAGATCACTGACTCAAGTGCTTCATGGGCGTAAATACAGAGAATGCAGGCAGTAGGGTGGGTGGGCTACAGGGGCCCCAAGAGAGAACAGGCCCCCCCAATAAAGGGTTTGGGGGAAAGCGTGCCCTTGTCTGTGATTATCATCTCAAACAAGAAGGCGTCAACAAGAACTCAAGTTAATCAAAAATCGTGCTATTTGCTATATAGGCCCTGGGAAAGGCAAATATGTGTcatagttttattttctttggtaAAATAGTCAGTACAAAATGATCAGCTCATTATACACAGTCTATAAAGGCTATGAATAAACAAAGATTcagttaaaggaccagtgtgtaggatttagtgacatttttTTGGTATCTGATTGCAACCATCTCggctcaccctctccttcctagcgtgTAGCAGAACCTATTGTGACTAGGAAATGtgctaaaaatgcaaaaacGAGTCAGCGTTCTAGGCCACAGTACAAACATGGCGACTCAACAAggtggtgtctgtagatataaaatgctcATCATAAGGTAGCAAAAATGTAACAACTcttttttcagatgattatacgTTAATGTTCTGAATActgtattccatttctgccatattctgtaaatagagcctacTTAATATGCCTAAATATGCAATGATGATTGCTGGgtaatatgtatgtttatgttgtctCTATTTGATCATGTGTTGCCACGGTGCAATATATGCTGTAGCTATCGTAACAGTTTGCATTGCTGCTATACAGAGTTTACTGTATGTAGAGTTGTTAGCATTCATTAGCCACCATTTAAAGATAATATACTTGTGTCAATGACAGAAAGGTTCAAATTcagaaaatgatttgatttgaattagtTATGATTATATTCATTATAGGTCATACAGAGAAGACTATTTTCTATGATGTCTCCTAATGcagtttatttcctttattCACAGATATTACCTGTTGCCCATACAAAGTTGGAAGATAATGAGGTAATGTTTGACAATAGTAATAAATTTGTAATGACAAATGTCATCATTTATTTCCTCAAAACAATAGAATTAAGGCTATTCAGTGGTAGTGTTTAGGTTTGTTTCAAGGATTAAAGGGATAATTTGGATATTTTGAAGTGGAGCTTGTATatattcagtcagtgttttagCTCGACTGCTAtagagaagcagacagggatcCCAGCACAGAAGCAATGCAGAgtcagaagaaaaacatattttagagatataaaataaaaggccCACCTCCAACAAATCAATATCTGGTTAAGACCATCAGACagcctttttctttggcactaaccAAAGAGCTTATTTATCCTGATGCATAAACCCACTTTTAGAGTGCACCATATTACATATTGCTGTTCGGGTCAGGTGCATGATCACATGTTACCATTTACATTTGACACAGCGTGCCAACCTTTTTGGGAAAAGTGGTTGTACAAATGTTTGCAGTATAATAGTGTAGAAATGTTGTGATGCGTcatgttgtaaatgtgtttgtcttgcaGAAGTTGAGTGAGAGCGTTCAGGCTCTGCTGACAACAAAAATTGCTGTTTACTTAATGACATTCCTGATTGTGACTGTTGCATGGGCTGCTCATATCAGGTAGGTTGTCGCTTGctatcatcattatttttagAAGTTTTAAACTTTGTCACTTCCTgattctttgtgtttcacaggCTATTTCAAGTGATTGTACGCATCGATGATTGCCTTGCACTGCTGAACCTCGTGAGTAGACTGCGCCCATCTTCAAATGATAATCAGAGGAAGCTAATGTACTTACTGTAATAATGTctagtttgatatttttgattgGGGTTATATCACAAATTTCCTTTCCCTGCTAAGAGAGTCATGTTTTCAGGGCCATTGTACTTGACTGTGAATCAAGTTTTCTCTGGTGagcttgtttctttctttctaatgtTAAGTTCTGCTTTCGGTTCTGTTTCAGGCTTGCATGATGCTGATAACCTTTCTACCGTATACGGTGAGTATGAGTCACTGCAGTGGCTAAGCGGGAATTGAAGCTCAGTGTTTGTACAAATACGTGTTAAGAGGACTGACTTCATTCAATCTTTGCAGTTCTCCCTGATGGCGACATTCCCTGAGCACATCCTCGGGATTTTACTCTTCTGTGGTTTGGTGATGGTGATGGGCGTCATTCAGGTGAGGCggttaaagtgtttttattccGGCCCTTTGTgagacaaatgcaaaaaaaaaaaaagaatatatatatatatatatatatcttacaCCTTATTTCCATTCTGTGTAATCACATATGTCATAATCCTCTTTGTTTCGTGTCCCTAGTCTGTGATTGTGTTGTACGCCTTCAGCCGTCCCTTCCTGCTGAACGAACAGATCCAGATCTCAGAGAATCAGGCCTTCTACAAACACCACATCCTCAAAGTCATCATGCGGGTTCCCCTCATGTGTTTCTTTGCCAGCATCTTCTCTTTCATCTTCTTCCAGCTGGTAGGTGACATTTACTTCTTTTTTGTAAACTGTGTAAAGACGTTACAGTTGAACCTCTGTAAATTATTAGAAGGTTAGAGATCATCTCTTATGAGAGATCCATTCATCTTGTGATGTTTTAAGGCTGCGATTTAGGATTATTTTATAATCGAGTGATATAGCGATTCTCATTATTAAGCAATGCTCAAGGTGGCCTCTTCAGATTCCTTGTTTCGTCcaaccaacagtctaaaacaaAGATATTCAAGAATGttataaaacagagagaaagaataaaatCTTCAtatctgagaagctgaaacaaGCAAATGTTCAGCTTTGTTGCTTGCTTAAAGACAATTAATAGATGAACTGTTGATGCTGTAAatcttttctctgctgtgacattttcatttcatccctcAGTCTTATGTGCTGTTGGCCATTGTGATTTTCTTGCCGTACATCTCCCAGTGTTTGAAGTGGTGTCGCAACAAAGCGATTGGTAAGCACTAGATTTTATTGCGACAGGTAGGAGAAAAGTATGAAATACGTGTTGATGTGTCTGATCAGATTTACTTTAGTTGTGGATGtaaatttattttcagaatgaCCCGTGTCATGTACACcgccaaacaaatcaaatcttgTCCACTTCAGGTCAGGTGGAGGAGACTCCAGACTCCATGTTGTTTTACACCTACTTGCCCAACGAGCCCCTCAGCAAGGACCGGGTGGAGGCTTTCAGTGATGGAGTTTATGCCATCGTAGCAACGCTTCTTATCCTGGACATATGGTTTGTTTCCCCTTTCTTTCCTTGAACACaatgcatacagtacattgtGTCTAGGAAcgagataaaaacacaaagccgTGCATCAGGAGACTCCATGATCACATTTGATGCAACCCATGTGTCGGTCTATAGGAGAATCCTTTGCATCTATGCGCATGATTTAGTGTGCTGGAAAAAAAGTCTTAACAGTTTTACTGTCTGGTTCCCCCCTTTCAGCGAGGACAACGTTCCAGACCCGTTAGTCGTGCAGAAGAAGTTTGCTGGCAGCCTGATAGCAGCTCTGCAAGAATATGGCCCAGAATACCTCGCCTACTTTGGTTCCTTCGCCACCGTTGGCCTTCTTTGGTTTGTGCACCACTCGCTCTTTCTCCATGTCACGAAGGCAACGCGCTTCATGGGTCTGCTGAACACCTTCTCACTGGCGTTTGTCGGGGGTTTGCCTCTAGCCTACCAGCTAACACATGAATTCCCGGAGAACTCTCGCAACGAACTGGAAGCCATTCAGATTAGCTGCGTGATCATTTTCTTCGCAGGTATATTTCAGCTGGCTATTTGGGTAGTCGCTCTTTACAATGAACAAGAAACTCTGCACCCTTATGTACGTTATGGCGGGCGTGAGCACGTGTTTATGCTGGCTAAGCTAGCTCTGTACCCCTGCGTAGCTCTGGGGACGTTTTTCCTCACATGTATTTTGAGTAAATTTAGCGCCCCAATTTTCCACCTGATGGAGATTACGGTACCTTTTGCTTTTCTTGTGTTGAGGCTGTTAGTGCGGGTCGGGCTAGCGTTGCTAAGGCTCATTTTCTGTCCCGATAGGCCCGACCCAAGGTCTGTTgtagaagaggaagatgagacaAGAGTACCATTCAATGCTTTAGTTACCTAGCTAACGCGAAGAGGCCACATAAAATGAAGCTAACTGACAGAGAAAGTGAGGCATTATTGCTAAAATGCTTGGTCTCTAAAAGAGTTACTGACAGGGTTTGACTTGGTAACTGCACTGAGAAGACAATTGCTTtcttttcaacattttgaaGGCAAAGTATGGAAGTGGTagagatttagaaaagtcactAGACCAAAGTAGTGAATGGTACAGACAGCCAAAGCCTATCCAgtgattgatttcttttttttcatgataacttgaaaaataaactcatgCTAGTTTTGATTGGTGAATAACCATCAATCATCTTCGGTCAGCCAGAAAAGGAtttctcactttgttttattgctcaCGTGACCCAAAATAGCAAAAAGTGTAACATAGTGgctaattttgttttttagggaTGTCTTGAAATCGTTTGAGCTAGCTGATTTCTTAGCCAAGTATCCACCACACCCTGAAAAGGTTCAGCTGAACAGACAGAGCAGGATTTCATAATTATAGTTTCTGTGCCAAGTTCAGTAAGATGAACAGTCCATCTAACTGCTTTAATTATTCTGCCTcaattttaattagtttttactctgatttttttaagcaaacaaTTGAGACAGCTGTAGAAATTCATGCATGAGAGCTGGTGGCTGAAGTATTCCTAAATAATACTGTGTACAAAGAGGAGGTTTGGTTTTCTTAGAGTTGTCCCCCAAAATAAATGTTGGAGTTGACCTGTCAGTGAACAGGCATGGGTTTAAGTCTGTAGTTTTctgcactttaaacattttactgaaCGGGTATGGCCATACAATTTCAAATTGCACtcttttgaaatatttagaaTGAGATATTTGTGTGTAATGCCCACTGGAATGTAATATCACTTTTTCAAATATGTCCCAATGCTGTTATCTTTTCGTATGAAGGCAGTGCACTTACAAGCGGTATGTTTTAAAGTAGAAAAAGACCTGATTGTGCATagctgtttgatgtttttagtTTCAGTGACAATGATTTTAGGTTTTCTAAAAaa
This genomic stretch from Larimichthys crocea isolate SSNF chromosome III, L_crocea_2.0, whole genome shotgun sequence harbors:
- the tmem175 gene encoding endosomal/lysosomal proton channel TMEM175 isoform X1, with protein sequence MGENDDSEIIEHHVEEEMEKKGTRSHAPSSSSFLESVTPSDREGHSGTQSSHRLLAYSDALISIIATVMILPVAHTKLEDNEKLSESVQALLTTKIAVYLMTFLIVTVAWAAHIRLFQVIVRIDDCLALLNLACMMLITFLPYTFSLMATFPEHILGILLFCGLVMVMGVIQSVIVLYAFSRPFLLNEQIQISENQAFYKHHILKVIMRVPLMCFFASIFSFIFFQLSYVLLAIVIFLPYISQCLKWCRNKAIGQVEETPDSMLFYTYLPNEPLSKDRVEAFSDGVYAIVATLLILDICEDNVPDPLVVQKKFAGSLIAALQEYGPEYLAYFGSFATVGLLWFVHHSLFLHVTKATRFMGLLNTFSLAFVGGLPLAYQLTHEFPENSRNELEAIQISCVIIFFAGIFQLAIWVVALYNEQETLHPYVRYGGREHVFMLAKLALYPCVALGTFFLTCILSKFSAPIFHLMEITVPFAFLVLRLLVRVGLALLRLIFCPDRPDPRSVVEEEDETRVPFNALVT
- the tmem175 gene encoding endosomal/lysosomal proton channel TMEM175 isoform X2 is translated as MRLFQVIVRIDDCLALLNLACMMLITFLPYTFSLMATFPEHILGILLFCGLVMVMGVIQSVIVLYAFSRPFLLNEQIQISENQAFYKHHILKVIMRVPLMCFFASIFSFIFFQLSYVLLAIVIFLPYISQCLKWCRNKAIGQVEETPDSMLFYTYLPNEPLSKDRVEAFSDGVYAIVATLLILDICEDNVPDPLVVQKKFAGSLIAALQEYGPEYLAYFGSFATVGLLWFVHHSLFLHVTKATRFMGLLNTFSLAFVGGLPLAYQLTHEFPENSRNELEAIQISCVIIFFAGIFQLAIWVVALYNEQETLHPYVRYGGREHVFMLAKLALYPCVALGTFFLTCILSKFSAPIFHLMEITVPFAFLVLRLLVRVGLALLRLIFCPDRPDPRSVVEEEDETRVPFNALVT